In Sulfuriferula thiophila, the genomic stretch CCCGCCTGGGTGGGTTATGCCGACACGCAGTTGAACCAGTCGGTACGTTATTTTCCGCTGATCGGCTTGTTGGTCGGCGCGATACTGGCGGGCGTGTATAGCCTGGCAATATTATTCTGGCCGTCAGCACTGGCGTTACTCTTGGCGCTGGCTGTTGGCTTTATGCTCACCGGCGCATTTCACGAAGACGGGCTGGCCGATTTTTACGATGGTGTCTACGGCGGAATGACCGTGGAACGCCGGCTGGAAATCATGAAGGATTCACGGGTCGGCACCTATGGTGTACTGGCCTTGCTGGCGGTGCTCGGGCTGAAATTCGCCGCCTTGCTGAGTGCGCCAACTGCATCTGTGCCGTTAATACTGATAGCCGGTCACGGCCTCAGCCGCGCCTTTGCCGTGAGTTTCATCTACACCCACGATTACGCCCGCAGCAGCGGCGGCAAAGTACAGGTAGTCGCACAGGGCTTGAGCCTGCCCGCGCTGGGTTTGGCGTTGCTAATTGGCCTGTTGCCACTGCTGTGGTTGCCAGTCAGTGTGCTGTGGCTATTGCTACCCTTGCTGCTGTTGCGCCTGTGGCTGGCGCGCACTCTCACCAGCAAGCTCGGCGGCTACACCGGCGATGCGCTGGGTGCTTCGCAACAATTGAGCGAAACCGTATTTTATCTGGGCGTTGTGGCTCTACTATGACTACCGAACTGATCCTGGTGCGGCATACCCGTGTCGCCGTAGCGGGTATGTGCTACGGGCGCATGGACGTGCCGCTGGCCGACAGCTTCGATGCAGAAGTCAGTCAGGTCAAAGCACAGTTGGCAGATGCGGGTGAGGCGGTGTATTTCACCAGCCCCGCGCAGCGCTGTCTGGCGCTGGCGCAACACCTCGCACCAAACGCGAAAATGGATGCGCGTGTCGCGGAAATGGATTTCGGTGCATGGGAAGGCATGGCCTGGGATGCCATCGGCGAACCTGCTATCAGTGCCTGGGCGAATGACTTTGTGAACCTGCAGCCCCCACAGGGCGAATCGTATCTACAGATGGCACAGCGCGTGAGTGCTTTTCTGGAAGATATGGCACAGCATGAACGTGTTGTGGTCGTTACCCATGCAGGGGTGATACGCGCCGCGCATGCCTTGTTAAATGCTATCCCGTTAGCAGATAGTTTTGCGTTTCAGCCGGAGTTTGGCGGGGTGTATCGGCACAAGTTGGGTTGGAGTCAAGTTGACTTGAATTAATTTGTTAGTTGTTTCACGGGTTCGAGCTGTGCAGCAAAAGATAAAAAACTCAGTCGGTATGAATATGTGCTTAATGAGCTGGTGAAAGGTATTGTGCTAAGCCGCAGGTAGCGAGGAAGAGTCGTTCAATTGCGATCATTTCTTCATCGGTCACACTGGCGAGTGGGGTATCATTAAAACGGCTGCGATCCAGTGCGCGCATTTGCTCCGGCATGACATAGCAGGATTTCAGCAAACGTCCGCGTGAGGGTATCTCGACTCGTAAACCGCCCAGATTTTTAAACAGTTTGCTGGTCAGGGGTATGCACAGTATGGGGCTCATCCCGGTAGCCAGTAATTCGTTATTGAGCAAAATCAGTACCGGGCGGACTTTTCCGGCTTCCGCCCCGGTATTGGGATTCAATCGCGCCAGCCAGATTTCGCCGCGTCGCATTATTTCCACCACTGTTCAGGTTCTGGATCACCGGGCTTGTAGCCTTCCGCATGATCAAGTGCTTCGTTATCCAGTGGCTGGAACTCCTCCGCAATGGCAATACTTTCTGCGCGTGCTTCGGCATTTGTTGCCAAGAATCGGGCTGCCTTAACCATCTCGGCCATCATGCGTTCCTGTGCCTGTTCACGCAGATATTTCTCCAGCGCGGTACGGGCCAGATCGGAACGGTTCTGATGGGTCTGCGCTGCCAACGCAGTTAATTGCTGGTCGAGGCTATCGGGCAGACGTATATTCAAAGTAGCCATGTTAGCTCCTGTGTAATGCGGTGTGTGTCACATTGTAATACATTAATCAACGTATTTTCAAATACACGCTTTATGCTTGTGGAACCTTCAACGCCAGCGGCAACCCCGCCGCCACCAGCGTCACCCGCTCACATACCCCCGCCACTGCCTGATTCAGCCAGCCCGCTTCATCAACAAAGCGGCGGGTGAGTTCGCCCATGGGGATGATGCCCATGCCTACTTCGTTGCTGACTAGTAGTATGGTGCCGGGCAGGGTGGGGAGCACAGCCAGCAGGGCGTCGCGTTGCTGTTGCAGCTGGTCGGGTGTCTGGCATAGCAGGTTGGTGAGCCAGAGGGTGAGGCAGTCAACGATGAGGCAGTGGCCGTCCTGAGCATGGCTTTGCAGTGCTGCGGCCAGATCGAGTGGTGCTTCGATTACTTGCCAGTGGGCGGGACGATTGGCCTGGTGGTGGGCGATACGCTGCGCCATTTCCTCGTCTTGTGCCTGGGCGGTGACGATGACGCTGACAGTTTGCTGGCTGGTTATTGCCAGTTGTTCGGCATAGCGGCTTTTGCCGGAGCGGGCGCCGCCGAGGATGAGGTGGGTCATAGCTTGAGCATGGCTTTCAATTTTGAGGTGTCCAGATGCTGTTCGACATTGTCGGCGAGTATGTCCAGACTGGCTTCATAGAGCGCATCCAGGTCAGGGCTGGCAGCCTGTTGCAGTCCGGCCCATGCCAGCAGTGCGTCGCAGCTGGCGGGCATGTCGAAAATGCCGTGGACATAAGTGGCGAGTACCTGCCCATCGGGCGAGATGGCGCCGTCGGGTTTGCCGTCCAGCCATGCCGCGGGATGTTGCAGTGCTGTCCCCTGGCTGATGCCGGCGTGGATTTCATAGCCGGCAATGGCTGCATGGTTGAGGCTGAGCATGCCGCTGACATTGCGTAGCTGTTTGTGCGCTGCCAGCGTAGTTTCCAGTTCCAGCAGACCCAGTCCGGCGCTGCTGCCGGCTTCACCTTCTATGCCCAGCGGGTCGTGGATGGCAGTGCCCAGCATTTGCAGTCCGCCGCAGATGCCGATGAGTTTGCCACCGTAGCGCAGGTGTCTGGCGATGGCGCTGTCCCAGCCTTGCTGTTTGAGCCAGGCGATATCGGTGCGCACCGACTTCGAGCCGGGCAGGATGATGAGGTCGGCAGGGGGCGGCGGACTGTGCGGCGCGATGAATTGCAGATTGACCTGCGGATTGAGGCGCAGCGCATCAAAATCGGTGTGATTGCTGATGTGCGGCAGGGCGGGAACGATGATGTTAAAGCGTCCCTGTGGCTGGCTGGCCTCACGCGGCAGCGCATCTTCCGCCTCCAGATGAAGGCCGAGCAAATACGGCAGTACGCCGAGTACCGGTTTGCCAGTTTCGGCTTCCAGCCAGTCCAGACCGGGCTGCAATAAACTCAAATCGCCTCGGAAACGGTTGATGACAAAACCTTTGACCCGCGCCTGTTCCGATGCGGACAGCAATGCCAGCGTGCCGACCAGATGGGCGAACACGCCGCCGCGATCGATGTCGGCAATCAGGATCACCGGGCAATCCACGGCTTCGGCAAAGCCCATGTTGGCAATGTCACCTTCGCGCAGGTTGATTTCAGCGGGGCTGCCCGCGCCTTCCACGATAACGGCTTGATATTGGGCGCTCAGGCGCTGGTACGAAGCCAGCACGGCTGTACGCGCAGTGCTTTTGTAGGCGTGATAATCCAGGGCTTCCATGTTGCCGATGCTGTGGCCGTGAATGATGACCTGCGCGCCGGTATCGGAGCTGGGCTTGAGCAGCACGGGGTTCATGTCGGTATGCGGGGGCAGGCCACAGGCGCGGGCTTGCGCGGCCTGGGCGCGACCGATCTCACCGCCGTCTGCGGTGACGGCGCTGTTCAAGGCCATATTTTGCGGCTTGAACGGGGCAACGGCGACACCCTGGCGGTGTAGCCAGCGGCATAGCGCGGCAACCAGGGTGCTCTTGCCGGCGTCGGAGGTGGTGCCTTGTACCATTAGCGTTGCCATGTGCTTAATCCTTGTTGCAGATGCTGCCACTCAGCCTCTGTAGCAGGCAGACCAATACGCAGGCTGACGGGTTCGGTAAAAAGGCGCGTCAATATGCCGCATTGTGCGAGATGCTGGTATAACGCGGCGGCATGCGGGGTAATGAGCCAGTGAAATAACGCTGTGCGGCCGTGCACGGCGAGTTCATGCTGTTGCAGCAGGCTAGCCATTCGTTCTGTTGATTGCTTGAGCTGAGCTCGGCTGTATGCCTGCCAGTCACTGTCTTGCAACGCCTGAGTGGCAAGCCAGCGGGCGGGGTGGGCTATGGTCCACGGACCAAGCTCGGCTTGCAGACGCTGCAGGAACTCGGCCTGCGCCATGACAAAGCCGACGCGTGCACCCGCCAGCCCAAAGAACTTGCCCAGCGAGCGCATGACGATAAGCCCGCTGCGGTCGGTATAAGGCGTCAGGCTGTGCATGGGGTCGGCGTCAATATAGGCTTCATCCACGATCAGCCAGCCACCGCGCGCGGCCAGCTGGCTGTGCCAGTCGAGCAACTGGGCGCTGTCATAACGGGTCCCGGTCGGGTTGTTTGGATGGATAAGCAGCAATACGTCGATGTCGTCTAGTTGCATGGCATCGGCGGTCATGGGGACAACAGTATGGCCGGCTTTTTCCCACGCGTGTGCATGCTCGGCATAGCTTGGGAAAAACATGCCCACCCGGCCAGGGGTGCGCAGTGCCGGCAAGGCTTGCAATGCCGCTTGCGAACCGGCCACTGGCAAAATATGGGGGGCTTGGTAATAGTGTTGCGCGGCGACCAGCAGGCCGTCGTCGTCTTCTGGCAGGCGCTGCCACAGATGGGGCGGGATCGGAGGCACAGGCCAGCCATCGGGATTGATGCCGGTGGATAAATCCAGCCAGCTTTCCACGGCGATGCCCCACTCGCTGGCGGCAAGGCGCAGGCGACCGCCATGCTCAAGCATGCCACAGCCCCATTGCCGCATGGAGTGCCAGCCAAAGCCACACCCCTTTGTTTATCAGTGTTAGTGCACGATCAATGTCGGCTGCTACAGGCGCAGACCCAGCGCCGAGTTGAGGGCGAATTTCTTCTTGTCCGTGATAGACCGCCGCGCCGCCCAGTTGTACGTCCAAAGCCCCGGCGCCAGCTGCCATGACTGGGCCAGCGTTGGGGCTGTCCCATTGCGGGGCCTGCTGGCGCCAGCAGGCAAGAGCTTGCCGTGTTTTGCCGAACAGGGCGTAGGTCAGCGCCGTCAAGCGGGCGGGGGGGTAGTTTAGGGCATCATCCAGCCGGGCGGCGGCCCAGCCAAAGGCATAAAAACGCGGGGTTTTGTAGCCCCACATGGCATCCAGCGTGTTGACCAGCCGATACGCCAGCGCACCGGGTGCACCGGCGAGGGCAAACCAGAACAGGGTGGCAAACACAGCATCGTTGCCGTTTTCCAGCACGGTTTCAACCGCTGCCTTGGCAATGTCGGTTTCATCCAGCGTGGTGGTGTCGCGGCTGACAACGCGGGCCAACTGCGCACGTGCTGTGGGCAAATCCTGTGCATTGAGCGCAGTAGCAATGGGGCGGGTGTGTGCGGCCAGGCTGTGCAAACCCAGGGTGAAATAGAGAATCAGCACGCTGAACAGGCTGCCGTAAAGGGGCAGCTCCGCCAGGAGATATGCCAGATACACTAAGGGTGTCACTGCCAGCAACAGTGCCAGAATACCCAGCAGACGATTGAAAAACAGTGGCTGTTGCCGGTTCAGTCGCGCTTCCAGGTGATTCGCCAGTCGGCCAAAGCCGATCAGCGGATGCCAGCGGCGCGTCTCACCCAGCAAAACATCCAGCAGTACGCCTAGCGGCATCAGCCAGTCGCCGATCATGGCGTTTTGTTTCCCCAATTGTTTTCAAACAGCATATTGTCCAGCGCACGACGCGTGTCCCAGCCTTCCAGTTCCAGCATGGGGGCGGGATAAAATTCTGCAACATGGCCCAGGCACAAAATGGCAACCGGTTTTCCGCCTGCGGGTATAGCTAGCAATCGCGCCAGCGCATCAGGGTCGAACAAGGATACCCAGCCCAAACCCAATCCCTCTGCCCTCGCGGCTAGCCACATATTTTGTATCGCACAGGCGACTGAGGCCAGATCCATTTCCGGCAGGGTGCGACGGCCGAATACATAACGCTCGCGGCTATCCATCAGTGCAGCGACCAGCAGTTCGCCGCAATCGAGGATCCCTTCGACTTTGAGGCGCATGAATTCATGCTGACGTTCGCCGAGTGCTTCGGCTGTGCGCATACGTTCGGTTTCGGCCAGTGCATGGATGCTGCGACGCAGTTCCGGCTGGGTGATGCGAATGAACCGCCAGGGTTGCATCAGCCCGACGCTGGGTGCTTGATGCGCGGCTGCAAGCAGGCGGTGCAAGGTGGCGGTATCGATCGGGTCAGGCAGAAAATGACGCATGTCGCGCCGCTCGCGAATAACGCGGTATACGGTGTCGCGTTCACCCGAACTATATGGCGCTGCGCTCAAAATATGGCCGTGGTGACGAG encodes the following:
- the cobD gene encoding threonine-phosphate decarboxylase CobD, with the protein product MLEHGGRLRLAASEWGIAVESWLDLSTGINPDGWPVPPIPPHLWQRLPEDDDGLLVAAQHYYQAPHILPVAGSQAALQALPALRTPGRVGMFFPSYAEHAHAWEKAGHTVVPMTADAMQLDDIDVLLLIHPNNPTGTRYDSAQLLDWHSQLAARGGWLIVDEAYIDADPMHSLTPYTDRSGLIVMRSLGKFFGLAGARVGFVMAQAEFLQRLQAELGPWTIAHPARWLATQALQDSDWQAYSRAQLKQSTERMASLLQQHELAVHGRTALFHWLITPHAAALYQHLAQCGILTRLFTEPVSLRIGLPATEAEWQHLQQGLSTWQR
- the cobU gene encoding bifunctional adenosylcobinamide kinase/adenosylcobinamide-phosphate guanylyltransferase; this translates as MTHLILGGARSGKSRYAEQLAITSQQTVSVIVTAQAQDEEMAQRIAHHQANRPAHWQVIEAPLDLAAALQSHAQDGHCLIVDCLTLWLTNLLCQTPDQLQQQRDALLAVLPTLPGTILLVSNEVGMGIIPMGELTRRFVDEAGWLNQAVAGVCERVTLVAAGLPLALKVPQA
- a CDS encoding adenosylcobinamide-GDP ribazoletransferase, whose amino-acid sequence is MLLNQLRLILTALAFLTRIPIPAWVGYADTQLNQSVRYFPLIGLLVGAILAGVYSLAILFWPSALALLLALAVGFMLTGAFHEDGLADFYDGVYGGMTVERRLEIMKDSRVGTYGVLALLAVLGLKFAALLSAPTASVPLILIAGHGLSRAFAVSFIYTHDYARSSGGKVQVVAQGLSLPALGLALLIGLLPLLWLPVSVLWLLLPLLLLRLWLARTLTSKLGGYTGDALGASQQLSETVFYLGVVALL
- the cbiB gene encoding adenosylcobinamide-phosphate synthase CbiB — its product is MIGDWLMPLGVLLDVLLGETRRWHPLIGFGRLANHLEARLNRQQPLFFNRLLGILALLLAVTPLVYLAYLLAELPLYGSLFSVLILYFTLGLHSLAAHTRPIATALNAQDLPTARAQLARVVSRDTTTLDETDIAKAAVETVLENGNDAVFATLFWFALAGAPGALAYRLVNTLDAMWGYKTPRFYAFGWAAARLDDALNYPPARLTALTYALFGKTRQALACWRQQAPQWDSPNAGPVMAAGAGALDVQLGGAAVYHGQEEIRPQLGAGSAPVAADIDRALTLINKGVWLWLALHAAMGLWHA
- a CDS encoding type II toxin-antitoxin system PemK/MazF family toxin, giving the protein MRRGEIWLARLNPNTGAEAGKVRPVLILLNNELLATGMSPILCIPLTSKLFKNLGGLRVEIPSRGRLLKSCYVMPEQMRALDRSRFNDTPLASVTDEEMIAIERLFLATCGLAQYLSPAH
- a CDS encoding cobyric acid synthase codes for the protein MATLMVQGTTSDAGKSTLVAALCRWLHRQGVAVAPFKPQNMALNSAVTADGGEIGRAQAAQARACGLPPHTDMNPVLLKPSSDTGAQVIIHGHSIGNMEALDYHAYKSTARTAVLASYQRLSAQYQAVIVEGAGSPAEINLREGDIANMGFAEAVDCPVILIADIDRGGVFAHLVGTLALLSASEQARVKGFVINRFRGDLSLLQPGLDWLEAETGKPVLGVLPYLLGLHLEAEDALPREASQPQGRFNIIVPALPHISNHTDFDALRLNPQVNLQFIAPHSPPPPADLIILPGSKSVRTDIAWLKQQGWDSAIARHLRYGGKLIGICGGLQMLGTAIHDPLGIEGEAGSSAGLGLLELETTLAAHKQLRNVSGMLSLNHAAIAGYEIHAGISQGTALQHPAAWLDGKPDGAISPDGQVLATYVHGIFDMPASCDALLAWAGLQQAASPDLDALYEASLDILADNVEQHLDTSKLKAMLKL
- the cobC gene encoding alpha-ribazole phosphatase; translated protein: MTTELILVRHTRVAVAGMCYGRMDVPLADSFDAEVSQVKAQLADAGEAVYFTSPAQRCLALAQHLAPNAKMDARVAEMDFGAWEGMAWDAIGEPAISAWANDFVNLQPPQGESYLQMAQRVSAFLEDMAQHERVVVVTHAGVIRAAHALLNAIPLADSFAFQPEFGGVYRHKLGWSQVDLN
- a CDS encoding ribbon-helix-helix protein, CopG family codes for the protein MATLNIRLPDSLDQQLTALAAQTHQNRSDLARTALEKYLREQAQERMMAEMVKAARFLATNAEARAESIAIAEEFQPLDNEALDHAEGYKPGDPEPEQWWK
- the bluB gene encoding 5,6-dimethylbenzimidazole synthase, translated to MSAAPYSSGERDTVYRVIRERRDMRHFLPDPIDTATLHRLLAAAHQAPSVGLMQPWRFIRITQPELRRSIHALAETERMRTAEALGERQHEFMRLKVEGILDCGELLVAALMDSRERYVFGRRTLPEMDLASVACAIQNMWLAARAEGLGLGWVSLFDPDALARLLAIPAGGKPVAILCLGHVAEFYPAPMLELEGWDTRRALDNMLFENNWGNKTP